In the genome of Pseudomonadota bacterium, the window AATTCTTTAGTGCACTTGAGCAATATGCAGGAGAGATTCTCGAAAAAGTTGCCTTTCCGGATCACTACCCTTATCGCGTGCGTGATTTACAACCTTTGGTCCAAAGAACAAAAACACAAGACATTCAATTGGTAACCACCGAAAAAGATTTTATGCGGATCCCTGCGTCGTTGCAACCGTTGGTAACTCCTTTTAGAATTCGCCTGGAGTTTGAGAATCAGGATGCTGTCATTTGCCGTTTAAAACAATTGCTTGCCACATGAAAAAGCAAATAAATACCCTATTTAAAATATTTATTCGCCATCCCTTGGAGGCATTGGTAACAGTGCTTGCTTATCTGACATTTCGATGTTTGCCGATGTCGCAAGCCTCTGCATTGGGAGGATGGCTTGTTCGCAAAGTTGGTCCTTTTTCCAGCGCGCAACGCACAGCAGAGAAAAACCTAAAATGGGTTTTTCCCAACAAAAGCACGCAAGAGGTTAAATCTATAATTGAAAAAGTATGGGACAATTTTGGTCGCGTTATGGGGGAGTACCCCAATCTAGTTCCTATCAATGTTTATGAAGATTCACGCTTTGAAATAATCGGGCAGGAATATATCGATCAACTTCGCGACGATGGCATGCCGGGTATTATCTTTGCAGCACACTTGGCCAGTTGGGAAGTGGCGATCATGGCGGCCAGTCAGCGAGGATTAAAAGTCACCCAACTTTATCGAGCCACCAACAATCCTTATGTCGATAAAATAGTGCGCATGGTGCAAAGGCAAATTGGACAAGAGGTGTTAACCAA includes:
- a CDS encoding lauroyl acyltransferase codes for the protein MKKQINTLFKIFIRHPLEALVTVLAYLTFRCLPMSQASALGGWLVRKVGPFSSAQRTAEKNLKWVFPNKSTQEVKSIIEKVWDNFGRVMGEYPNLVPINVYEDSRFEIIGQEYIDQLRDDGMPGIIFAAHLASWEVAIMAASQRGLKVTQLYRATNNPYVDKIVRMVQRQIGQEVLTKGPGDARKVLASLRRGDHLFILVDQKMNRGTSVPFFGRPAMTAPAAARMALRFQCPLVPARVERLGGVRFRITYYPPMHLPSSKDDPEAVYTLLCQMNEMLEGWIKERPDQWLWLHNRWPKD